acgtgattgggatcagataccaagaacgaataattatctacaatctgtataaaaatcagtctgcagtgataagaatcgagggctttgaaaaagaagcagcaattcagaaaggagtgaggcaaggctgcagtttgtccccccttcttttcaatgtttatatagaacaagcagtaaaggaaatcaaagaggaacttggaaagggaatcacaatccaaggagaggaaatcaaaaccttgagatttgccgatgatattgttattttatctgagactgcagaagatctcgaagctgctgaatggtatggacaaagtcttgggtaaggagtacaagatgaaaataagtccaaaacaaaagtaatggtggtgcagtcgaacgaaggcaggtgatgcaggaaagtcttaaaggaagtagatgaatattgttacttgggtagtaaaataactaacgatggcagaagtaaggaggacataaaatgcagactagcacaagcaaggaagagcattcttaagaaaagaaatttgctcaattcaaacattgatataggaattagaaagatgtttttgaagactttcgtgtggagcgtggtattgtatggaagtgaaacagaaagaaagagaatagaagcttttgaaatgtagtgttacagaagaatgctgaaggtgagatggatagattgaatcacgaatgaagagatactgaattgaattggtgagagaaaatcgatttggctaaatttgacaagaagaagagatagaatgataggacacatcttaagacacccaggacttgtgcagttggtttttgaaggaagtgtaggtggtatgaacagtaggggtagaccaaggtatgaatatggcaaacatattagagcagatgtaggatgcagtagttatgtagaaatgaaaaggttagcatgggatagggtggcatggagggctgcatcaaaccagtctatggactgatgactcaaataacatcAACAACAAAGTACTCAATACTTTaaccatcaatacggacaatgaagttaatggatgaaatgaaatgtcatatggcttttagtgccgggatatcccaggacgggttcggctcgccagatgcaggcctttctaattgacacccgtaggcgacctgcgcgtcatgatgaggatgaaatgatgatgaagacaacacatacacccagcccccgtgccataggaattaaccaattgaggttaaaatccccaacccggccgggaatcgaacccgggaccctcggaaccgaaggccagtacgctaaccgttcagccaacgagtcggacaagttaaTAGATTATAATAACCTTCTATTGGGTCATCATCACACATGGAAAAGGCATTAAACTGAACTCTCGATTTACTGTAATCGGATCAACCAttgttgcggcttaaccgcgatatcaagaAAACTAAAAAAGCAcaagtgttaggagttacagtaatacagaattataAAGGGTCGGGATAGTATTCCCGAGTCGTAATAGCAGCAGGGGTGGTACGACCTTGAAATTATTTTTAGCTGGTGTTTCACCGGCAGAGCACCTGCTCTACTCCACACCGCCCCACTCTCAGTCATTGTCTTGTTTTTGTTCAGTGCACTTCAGTTCGTAAACAATTGCAACCAAACAAAAGCATATCATTTTGACGATTCAACAGAAGTTGGATATTGTACAAAATATAGAACGAGGTTCTACCGTTAAACTGGTGTGTGTCCAATCTAACGTTGGTGATTCTACCATGCAGGATATTACACAACAAAAACAAACTTCTATCATTTGCTTGTTCGTCCGATGGTATGGCAAACCAAAAAATTATGAAAAAATCTATGCTTGAGGAGCTTGATCAATGCGTGTTGGAGTGGTTTTCACAGTAGTGAGCTCAAGGGACTCCAGTATTGGGATCGATCTGTATGGCTAAAGCGAAGTTTTTCTTCGAAGCTCTTGGGATGAATGGTGATTTGGGTGCATCATCTTGGATGGTTTACATGCTTTAAACAGAGAGTTATTAAGTGGAAATACGGAAGCTGCTCAACTATTCAATTCAGATTTGATAATTTGTTCCGGATGAGGGTTTGGTCCCAGAACAAATTTACAATGTGGATGAGTCTGACCTGTATTGGAAATGCCAAACAGGAGCGTTGTGCACCAGGCTATAAAGCATCTAAAGAAAGGATGATGATTATGACTTCCGCGAACGCAACGGGCACTCATAAATTACCTTTACTTAtcattggaaagaaaaaaaaaagctcgCTCTTTCAAAAAGATTCTCTCATCACCAAAAACTTGCctcgagaaacttgagaagcaaaatgaaTGAAAAGTGTCTCTCGGTACAagagcagaaaaccatgactgattattatCAGAAGCAGTAAAGTTAAATAGTCTGAaaatttttctttgccttattagtttcaacaaaaaatgctgtttatttttccatttattaattgtgctaagtgctacttttactgcaatgtattgggtaagttaatacaaaaaacaatacagtagtgtaatttattatcattttaatgtACTTTCAGTATgcttgttctatttttaactttttgcaggTTAACTGTGATTCTACTTTTCCGGAAAGCCTTAACCCTCCATTGTCCCAGTTAATCAAGAATTGAGTGTATATGTAATTTGCAATCACCAATGATATTTGTATGTCTTGACTCGTTCATAAAACATGCTGTGATCATATATGAGTCTGTTTAAATATGAGTCTGTTTAAACTTATATCAGTTGCACATGTGAATCACTTACTTGTTCTTGTAAGAGAACTATGCTCTTGATAGATGACGTTGGTTATTACACATTTATGGGaacacactaacacattgaaaatatattcttcaaccaaccaaccaaccaaccaaccaaccaaccaaccaaccaaccaaccaaccaaccaaccaacctgatCTGCATtaaaggcagtcacccaggtggcagattccctatctgttgttttcctagtcttttcttaaatgattgcaaagtaattggaaTTTATGATATGATATATGGTTTTTATGATTTCTTTTCCTGTAGCTTAACCTTCTTCCAGAAACATAATGTGAGAGATGTATAACAAAGTTCTAACTAACATAGTCTTGATATATGATGTAAACATTATAGGGgctaagagtggtggtggtgattattgttttaagaggaagtgcaactaggcaaccatcctctatataacactaatcagaaggaaaaatggaagggatccgacacttcgaaaaatgaagatatcggccaaaggaagaaaagggccacgaagggcgtgaaaatgaaagactcactagccctcgcaaacctaatagtgttggggtaggaaaagaacaagagttgaccaagacaggtccaataggatagatgaaagtgaggagcctggcacaagtaagtggaagcaataccaggactcagctaagggccccgtggtcgccaaccctcgctccaaagtttagagcccctggggccatagGGGCTAAGATAACAGAATGACACATAACAAGTCTATACATTTCATTTGACAGTTTTATTTGATAAAtcatcaatacagaccataattaaattaatttcatataCATCATATGTCCTCACTCACTGAAATCAGAGtcttggcaagcaatctagtgatgagaaattccacaccaccgcctctcctacctgGCTGGCCAACATTCTGGCAGTGAAATTTTCCACCAgcgagactcgaaccagctaatcagTGTCAGGCCACAAAGACTCGACACCTTGATGGTCAAGGCCCCTAGGAGGACTATCAATGTGAATAATTTGGTACAAATACAAATTatatacaattaaaaaataattttcaaacacaTTTTGTGAACAGTCATATTGtttgaaatggcttttagtgccggaagtgtttgaggacttcggcttgccaggtgcaggtctttagaattgacgcccgttggcgacctgcgcgccatgatgaggatgaaatgatgatgaagacaacatatacacccagcccccgtgccagcggaattaaccaattatggttaaaatttctgactctgcccagaatcaaacccgggacccctgtgacctaagccagctcactgaccatttagccatgaacaGGATATGACTGAAATTGCAGGTGTAATAAAGATTTGAAAAAGCTAATGATTATGTTTTTTGTCTTTTTAATGCCATATGTGCTTCCTGTTTATTTCCTTCCTTAAAACCAAGATGAGATCTTCTATTATGAGAAAGTGTTTGATAACTTTCCTTGGCATAAACTATTTCCAGTGTCCTGCACTCATTGTGTGATACTGCTGGTTTACAACTTACATCAACACTTACATTAATGTATTGTTTTTGTGTTCCACTAAACACTTTTATGGGTTTTGAAGAAGCAAAAATCATCTAATTTTATTATACAGGAGCCCTTGTATAATGCCTCTAAATCTATCAACAAAAACTTGACATGCAGTGATGAACTATTGAATTGGAGATAATTGTTACTCGCATGGTGAGTGTGATATCTCACAACATCACAGCCGTATGTCATGGTGTACTATTACATTCATCGGGCCAATTACAGTGCCATTTTGCTAAAATGGgagctatctctaattcagttgcttATCACATCAgtatattttagcaccttcaggtACTACTGGACACAGTAACGTTCAAACCTTCCAACGTGAGCTTAAAAAATCAGCACTCCACATCTGAGCCACTAAGTGCAGCTGACAAGTAGTGTGTgtcccaagatcgcaggttcaaacccggcagaggaaatTGGATTATTTAAAAGCGGGAAGAATTCTATTAGGTACTTAGCTATGTggtatgcagcagtaatgccatctatcggagattagtggcaacagaagagactcTGTGttattagggcatccaatgtaaaggaagtcctccttcccctaaactaccatttaactaagcgtgaataaaattatttatagtctaaatCATAGAGCTTTATTCTCCAACTTTAATACCGGTATtgatttttcattaaattttgttcagccattttcttgtgatgtgtgaacatacatacatacatacatacatacatacatacatacatacatacatacatacatacatacatacatacatacatacatacatacatacatacatattatctgcgcacttttcatcgatagatttgtgtatgggtttgaggagtaaggagggagcaattccggttccagtagtactgccaactgaatggaaatgaaatctgaattgaatcggtaatatgattgatcgatatgcaTTTTgccaaacctttattatcttaagccaacaactgtgtcacacacacattatatcattatataacatttctcgatgcgaatcttattcctagagtgaattctatagttcggctttgctgtgtaaaaacaacagtactagtacgtaaagtgtacgccagatgtcggacagcgatgcataagcgattcacagtttgtgtttcaaaggttgccagtacgaatctcgaagattgccgagatcGACcagttcagcactagggtgtaaatctatccagaaaaggtgcgcagataatacatacgtaccgtacatacatacatacatacatacacacacacacacacacacacacacacacacacacacacatacatacatacatacatacatacatacatacatacagagacaaACAGAGACAAAAACAgatatgatggaaaattaaaaattgcatattCTTCTTAAGAGTATACACGACTGATACAGACAATTTAATACTGTTCTTTGTTGATTCTGAGGATTATATAGATAGATTTTGCGTGGCTTTTGATAGCCTGGTAAGACAGACGAGCATGGGTGACAGCTGCTGTGTATGGGAGGATGATTATGTGTATGTTGTATTAGTTGTAAGTTGGCGACAGCACAAGGGAATTAAGATCTcatttgttcggacctccataatttaaagAAATCCATAATACTGCTATATTTCTAAATGATAAAACATTCTTTATACTGATAcactgatgtatgtatgtatgtatatatgtatgtatgtatgtatgtatgtatgtatgtatgtatgtatgtatgtatgtatgtatgtatgtatgtatgtatgtactatctgcacactttttagcgatagatttacaccctagtgctgaatcgatcgacttcggttatcttcgagattcgtattggcaacttttgaaacacaaactaagaatcgcttatcatcgctgtgcgacatctggcgtacactttaagtactcgtactgttattgtttacacagcaaagccaaactatagaattcatgctaggaacaagattcgcatcgggaaatattatatagtattatatattgtgtgtgtgacacagttgttggcgttaagataataaaggtttagaaaattcatatcgatcgatcatattatcgattcaattcagatttcatttccattcagttggcagtatttaccggaaccggaagtgattccttcttactcctcaccgagtacaaaaatctatcactaaaaattgcgcgtacagtatgtatgtatgtatgtatgtatgtatgtatgtaggtccATTGTGGTGACCCGTAATTGCGGAAaatcgttgattcgttcaatagatatatatatttaaaatccctCAATCCGGCTGCCTGAGGACCAAATGCCAGATGCTGActactcagccatggagccaggctttatgattaataataataataattgtcggcagcagttactcgtttccgagtttacagatttcctggctaatagctcacttcaattcatagcagtttgtgtttaaactttcggtgactgtacaggccaattctcgcgtagaacatacgtccacacatTGCGCAGCTGAGGGACGGGGGAGATCTTTgctgggtttggcgaagtttgcgttcctgtcgcttaatatcttcatgtctgcGGCGTTCTTGTTTGAAGTATTGAACTGAGGCACAGACATTTTGcttggcaagtgtttcccaggtttgtggatttatttctgccatctttaatgTTTGTTTCAGTTAATCTTTTAAACGTCTCAGGGAGCCACCCCGTGGTCTTGAACCGGAGCTGAGTTCACTATAGAGGATCTGGCGTGGTAGTCTGGTGTTGTTCGTACTGCGTACATGTCCTACCCATCTAAGGCGATGGCCAACAaccaatgcttctacactcttagcacatgctttctcgagaacttcaacattagatacgtagttttcccacttgatgttcatgatggagcatagtttttgctggtgaaagcgCTCCAGCTTTTTGATGTCACAGCGGTATAAGGTCCACGTTTCACAGCCATAGGGAAGTGTAGAGGTGACtacagcctggtacaccattagttttgtgCGAATTGTAAGGTTTATATTCCTGAAGACTGTGTGATAGTCGGCCAAAGGCCACATGGGCAACACAAAGCCTGTTCTGAAGTACAGCTCTTTGACAAGATACTccttgggaataataataataataataataataataataataataatataataataataataataataataataataataatgataataataatatttttttgcgagggagtgtggaaaatctttcataagacgcttgtgagggtccgcactcaacaagtgtgtggagattcttacccactaaaaaccacactcccttttcccacgacattTATCTGCACCCCGGAAACCGCTTTCGCATTACTTCAGGATGGATGTTgcgcttaatgcatcttgtgcttcatcttccttcttctgctttactgtctgtcgtaatcatccagatccttcttcttctgatgcaGAATACTGTATTTTCTATGTAGACTGCCACCTGATCCCAAGACTCTTGACTTCACAGCATTACTGACACGATGCCTTCTGGTGTcagttctccctgcataacttctaagcatctaaATCGTGAAGACATCGCTTACAGAACCAAGTGCCGATACCAGATCAGTAACTTCGAgtatctgtaccattcaccactgctttttggccttttctagtgcttcgCAAAACAcgatacacttgcctgagccaagagcatgatgtcgttttgactcttcaatgtccatatctgtgcaaattatgcatcgtggattaattttgcatcctactgccttgtgaccagcctccctgcacttaaagcagagtttacttctgtccacTCCTTTGCAGTTttgtgcttgatgcccatatgacaaACATCTAAAGCACTGAGGAACTACCGCCCACCTTCTTACTCTGCAATATAGCCACcctactttaattttgcctatTTCTAACAGTTTTGTGCCTCACTATCTTCTGTCTCCACAGTGGCGAGTTTTTGCCCCCTGCTGTTCGGGTTTGAAATCGACACCTTCAGTTCTTGATTAGGATTTTCTAAGCCtcgtcttacagcctcctctactTCGGTATTAGTGGTGGAACTGTCCATATCTCGAATTTCCAATGTCGTTCTAGGCGTCAAATCTTTTACTTCGCCGTCATGTCCAAGAGCACCtctaagtgatttattaaaattttatctattctccttttccgtggccttattcAATTCAAGAAGAACCGCTCCAGATATAGTTTTCCTGACCATTCTAATACCAGTgccactgtcttccggcttcacctTGCTACagatatccttcacaacatctgcaaaagtcttgccattcattgGCTTGATAAGTACAGCTTCGTACAACAATAATTGACAAGATACGccttgggaataataataataataataataataataataataataataataataataataaaaccttggCTACTgagtgcaggcattttaatttgacatcatttaggctgttttactctaccagacgacTGAGAAATGTCAACTCTGCTGGGTGAGTAAGCAGCAAGTGTGTCGCCAAAGATCTTTTACAACCCAATAACATAAGACATAAAATGTCAAATAGACTTTCCCTCTCCTACAAAAATCCAACTACTTCTGCCagactgatccacagaagcagctagcGGAGTTATCTGATAAAATTATTTCATGGAAATTTgtgtaaaaaaacaaacaaatttttgTTTGAAGTGATTAATCGAACTTTCCTCAGCTTCTACTAGTCATCTCTTGGGTCATTCAACCCACCCTAGCTGCTTTTTcatttttttgaaaatgttagGCCTGATAGATTGTGATTTTCACAGGATTTGTATCTCTGATGTATGGGTGAAAAGCCAGAAGTTGAAATATTGCTTTAATCATGCCCCCTTTATAATACCTTTATaataccaactatattggtattataaatttactcattcaggacaaatatttcaggttccctgtgcgaatcaacatctatatcacgccCCGTTTAACGTGTTGTACTTAATGCATTAAAATGGTTCATTCTCCATTCTCTATCAAAGTAATATTCTCTCTCGTGTGATGTTTCCTTCTGTTTATGTGTATTCGATCAATATTTTCTTACCTTAGAAGTAGTTGCTCTCAATCTGTTGCCTATATTTAGGTAGTATATATTTCACTCTTATTACCTTTCTTAACTGTACATTTAGAGTTAGTCTAGGACTGGGAGTTCAGTAACAAATAAGTTAATCATAACTGAAGTAAATTGATCACCTGCTTATTTTTCCAATGCTGTAAAAGATGTCCCTATTTTTCACTTACAGAATTTTTCACGTTTTTTCATCAAGTTAAAGGTATACGACCCATTACAGTTAAGATGACAAAAACTGAAATCCATATTCTTTGATCTGCAGTCACAGGTTTTGGTATGCTAACCAGTAATCTGTAGCAATCTATGAAACCTGGAACATTCCAGCTGCATTACTACAACAACCAACTACTCATTTGCCATAAAGGAAACAATGTAATTGTTGCACTAATATTACACACTAGAGTTTTTACTTGATCTAACAGCCTCATAAGTCAGTCTTTCTGCTTCTGCAGAGAATTTACTTTTTGTACCACTCAGTTTATCAAGTGTTGTCTGCAGCGGACAGTCTTTTGTCTCAGGTAAAACTACAATGATAAATATTGATCCTAGCACACAAAACACTGCATATATCCAGAATGACCCATGTGTCCCAACAGCACTAGACAGATTAATAAAGAATTTTCCCACTAGAAATGCTAACAGAGCGGTGTAAGGCCCGTTGATCGAGAGGGCCTTGCCCAGCAGATGTGGTGAGAATATTTCTGATGTAATAACTAATGGTAAGGAGCTAAAACTTAAGTTGAAAACTAAGACATACACCGACAAACTGGTGACTGGAACCCAACCAATGCTAGAAACATCTTGCCCTAAGTGTTTGAAATAAAAGTAAAAACCCAGTGCCACTAAACTTACAGCAAGAAAAACATTGCCAAACAGTAATAGTGTCTTTCGTCGAAAGTGACTGCAGAGTATGGAAGCCAGGACAGAGCCTACAAGACTCATTAGACCAACCACAATTGTTGATGTGTCTGGAGACAAGTTACTGCCAGACTCTTGGAATATGAGGACAGTATAACTTGTGACGGCTGTTAAACCGCATAGTTGCTGATTTGTGGCAAGAGCGAGGATTATGTAGAACGCCCGAAATGCTCCTTTGGAAGTCACCAGGTCCTTAAATGATGCAGCTTTTGAtgattccattttcttcattataTTCTTTGTCGTTTCCAGTTCTGGTATAATATCAGCACGTTTTCCTCGAAGCCACTGTAGTGCCTGCTTGGCTTCCTGGTGTCGATTCTGTCGTAGCAAGTGGCCAGGGGTCTCTGGGATCCAGAAAAGAACGAGTAAGAATATAATCGAAGGCAAAACACAGAGCCACGCTACTGTGTAGTAACGAAGCGTGGCTCCGATGACGAAAGCGTAGAGTGTACCAATATTGACCATGGTAGCAAGAATGGTGCCCAGTGGACCTCGTGTTCTATCTTCAGCAATCTCGCTAACGTACAGGGGAGTGAAAACGAAGGTACCAGATGTGGCACATCCTAGAATAACTCTTGACACATACAGTATTTCCACTGTGTCTGAGAGAGCCACCATGAGACCGGTCACAAGGTAGAAGAGTCCTACCATATACCCCACAGGCTTACGTCCAAACTTCTCCGAGATACAGCTGAAAAGTGGTGCTGCAGGTATGGAGGAAAGGCACATGATGGAAGCTAGCCACGAGACATCCTCCTTGGTGATTGGACCGCCCTGAAGAGGAGTATCCGAGGATAGAAGATCTGGTAGCATCATGGCTGTCCAACCCATGAATATTCCAAAGATGAATGACAACAAGTTAGCTGTGGACACACACATATAACACATATATATTATTGtgcataataatataattattttaaaattatttattatataataattattatgcaGCACAATGAGCAAACTATCTGCTTCACAAGCTCATGTTCCACAGATCAAATCTCACCTTCATATTGTTTTTGTTGGTTTGTTTTAACACTTCCTTACATGCTCAAAAATTAGAATGCAATCACACGAATGGCAGGGATTCCCTTATCTTGCATAAATTGTTTATTTTGTCTACTTTTAGGAGCTATACTTGCCTTATATTTTCTAGATAAGTGTCATGATGTTATTGTTTTAAATTGTTCCTGCTAtattttttcaattaattacagtataatagagaaaaacatataaaaatTACCATTTCATTTTCTTGCGGGTGATCTCGCGTAAACTAGGACGTCGTTAGACGCGTTTGTAGGGTTTCCCCACCATGGTGAATTTTACTGCAGTTAAGCTGATTATCACTGATGTTATTGTTACCTGTATGatgatactgtattattattattattattattattattattattattattattattattattattattattattattattattatcattatcatttgttTATAATAGAATAGTGCAATAAACTTCTGAATCACTTCACACCCATTATTAAATGAAATACACGGTACTATACCCACTCTATCTTTTTTCCAAACATCTAAAAGATTTTTTGAATTGATAGTGACATACAAATTCCTATAATTTtgttaataccacctattcaatacaataaaaacataatataaacttacatatttattaagattttgatatggtacatgtttcgctcctttttcatgagcatcatcagccaattattatttacttaaggttatataagatcatgaaacaattcttttggattaagattatgcctataaacctgattgacaaatcttgtaatgttttacaagtcatataacaataaaattatgtctttaagttaaaacatatttgtctaaaatctataagtctaacattttattgacgaaactcatctggtgaacatcctttaaaattatttttaaaaaaaattgagatctggctaattgtattgattcaatgttgcttaacttgtatgattgtcgt
This window of the Anabrus simplex isolate iqAnaSimp1 chromosome 8, ASM4041472v1, whole genome shotgun sequence genome carries:
- the LOC136878993 gene encoding facilitated trehalose transporter Tret1, whose translation is MEQATRRSDIRQYVAAIAANLLSFIFGIFMGWTAMMLPDLLSSDTPLQGGPITKEDVSWLASIMCLSSIPAAPLFSCISEKFGRKPVGYMVGLFYLVTGLMVALSDTVEILYVSRVILGCATSGTFVFTPLYVSEIAEDRTRGPLGTILATMVNIGTLYAFVIGATLRYYTVAWLCVLPSIIFLLVLFWIPETPGHLLRQNRHQEAKQALQWLRGKRADIIPELETTKNIMKKMESSKAASFKDLVTSKGAFRAFYIILALATNQQLCGLTAVTSYTVLIFQESGSNLSPDTSTIVVGLMSLVGSVLASILCSHFRRKTLLLFGNVFLAVSLVALGFYFYFKHLGQDVSSIGWVPVTSLSVYVLVFNLSFSSLPLVITSEIFSPHLLGKALSINGPYTALLAFLVGKFFINLSSAVGTHGSFWIYAVFCVLGSIFIIVVLPETKDCPLQTTLDKLSGTKSKFSAEAERLTYEAVRSSKNSSV